GCTGAGCAGTACAGCCGACACGCCGCGGGAGAGGTCGTAGTAGCCGACGACTCCGGACTCGAAGTGGATGCGTTGAACGGAGCGCCGGGCGTGCATTCGGCGCGCTATGCCGCCGATCTCCCTCACTTAGCGGAAGAAAACACCGACGACGAGGCGAATAATGCGCGCGTACTGCGCGAGCTTCGGAATGTGGCGCCCGCGAAACGTACGGGACGCTTCGTCTGCGTGTTGGCGGCGGCGCGCGATGGCAAGACGCTCGCCACTTTTCGAGGAACCGCGGAAGGCGTTATTCTCGGTGCTCCGCGAGGAACGGGCGGGTTCGGGTACGATCCGCTGTTTTATTTTCCGCAGATTCAGAAGACGTTTGCGGAGCTGAGCGCGGAGGAGAAGGCAAAATACAGCCACCGCGGAGCGGCGTTTCGGCGATTTTTAGAGTGGTGCGAACAGACGGATGATGGTTCGACGTGAGAATTTCTCTCATCGCCAATGGCCGCTAAGCAGATGCAGGGATCTTTCGACTGCATCGTCGCTCGCTTTGCGCGCGACGACTTCCTTCAGGATGACAAGACTCATAGATTGCGGCGTGGTACGTATCGCGAAATCGCGCAGCTTCCTTGACTTCACTTTCTCGCCGCCCGATAATACAGGGTTCTTTTCTCATCGTTGAACTCATAAGGAGCGTTTGTGGCGTCAGCCAGTTCTACCCCCGCAGGAACCACAGTTGCGGCGCACGGGGTGGCTCCATTGCGCGCGGGCCAGGGATCATCCTTTGTGTTGCGCCGGCTGCATTCTCTTTCGGGGATTGTTCCGGTCGGCGCATTTCTTTTCGAGCACATTCTGATTTCGAATTCGACCGCCATCGGCGCCAACGGGCCGGAGGTTTATGCGCGGCAGGTCAGTTTTCTGGCCAATCTTCCGCTGGTATTTTTTCTCGAGCTGTTCGGGATCTGGCTGCCTATCGCGTTTCATGGGCTCTATGGTTTTTATATCTGGTTCCGCGGAGATGGGAACACCATTGCGTATCCGTGGAGCGGCAACTGGATGTACACGGCCCAGCGCTGGACGGGCGGAATCGCTTTCGCCTACATCGTTTGGCATACCTATACGATGCGGTTTACCGGCGTCGACCTGCATGATAATCCGATGGCGTCGTTTGGCAAGGTGCAGTTGGAGGTGTTGCACACGCCGTTGTTTTTGTTTTACGTGCTCGGGCTGATCGCGGCTTCGTGGCACTTCGCTTACGGCATCTGGCTTTTCTCGGCGAAGTGGGGAATTGTTTCCGGAGACAAGGCGCAGAAGCGGCTGCTGACAGCGTGTTTGGTGTTCTTCTTTGTGTTGACAGCGGCGGGACTGGCGAGCTTGACTTCGTTCCGGTCGCACGCGCAACAATCGATTGAGCCGCGAGGGGCGTCGGAGGCGATTAGGCGGGGCGGTAGGTGAAATGGCGGCCTGGACGGACAAATGCGTCCGTTGCCACGTGAGCAGTGATGGACCATAAATAAAAATGGCAACTCCTAGAATTATCGTGGTGGGTGGCGGGCTGGCGGGACTGTCCGCGACGATCAAGATCGCGGAGATGGGCGCAAGTGTCGACCTGTTTTCGATCGTGCCGGTAAAGCGTTCGCACTCGGTGTGCGCGCAGGGTGGAATTAATGCCGCCAAGAATCTGAAGGGCGAAGGCGATTCCACGTGGAAGCATTTTGACGACACGGTTTACGGCGGAGATTTTCTGGGCAACCAGCCTCCGATTAAAGATATGTGCGACGCCGCGCCAGGAATTATCGATCTGCTCGATCGCATGGGCGTGCCATTTAATCGAACGCCGGAAGGGCTGCTCGATTTTCGGCGTTTCGGCGGGACCTTGTATAACCGCACAGCTTTCGCCGGCGCGACGACCGGCCAGCAGTTGCTGTATGCGTTGGATGAGCAGGTCCGGCGATATGAGTCTGAAGGCAAGGTGAAGAAGTACGAGCACTGGGAATTTTTGTCGGCGGTGCTCGACGGGAATCGCGTCTGCCGCGGCGTCTGCGCGATGGATTTGCGGTCGATGGAGGTGCGGACGTTCCCGGCCGACGCGATCATTATTGCGACCGGCGGCAACGGAGCGATCTTCGGCAAATCTACGAATTCAGTTGTATGTACGGGGTCGGCGCAGTCGGCGCTCTATCAGCAGGGCTGCTATTACGCGAACGGTGAGTTTATTCAGGTTCATCCCACGTGCATTCCGGGTGAGGATAAGTTGCGGTTGATGTCGGAATCGGCTCGCGGCGAGGGCGGACGCGTCTGGGTGCCGAAGGCGGCGGGGGACAAACGCGATCCGAAATCGATTCCGGAAAAAGAGCGATGGTATTTCCTGGAAGAGTGGTATCCGAAGTACGGCAATCTGGTGCCGCGCGATATTGCGACCCGCGCCATTTTTAAAGTTGTCTTCGAGTACAACCTCGGCATTGACGGCAAGCCGATGGTGTATCTCGACCTGACGCACATTGACCGCAAGATTCTCGACAAGAAGCTGGAAGGGATTCTCGAAATTTACGAGAAGTTTGTGGGCGACGATCCGCGCGATACGCCGATGAAGATTTTTCCCGGCATGCATTACACCATGGGCGGACTTTGGGTCGACTACAAACAGGCGACCAACGTTGCCGGAATTTTTGCGGCGGGAGAATGCGAATATCAGTATCACGGCGCGAACCGGCTGGGCGCGAATTCGCTGGTGTCGTGCATCTTCGGCGGAGCAATTGCGGGGCCGAATGCTGTGCAATATGCGCGGGGATTGCAAGCGCTGGCCGACGGGAACGGATGCTTCGACGCCGAGAAGAAGAAGCAGGAAGAAAATAACGCGCTGCTGATGAAGAATGACGGGACGGAGAATCCGGTCAAGCTGTGGCGCGAACTGGGCGAGTTGATGACCAAGGACTGCACGGTTATCCGCTATAACAAAACCTTGAAGCAGACTGATGGGAAGCTGGTCGAGCTGCTCGAACGGTATCGCAAGGTCAACCTAAGCGATCGCACGATGTGGGCGAACACGACCGTGGTATTTGCGCGGCAGCTTTATAACATGCTGCAACTGGCGCGGGTGATCGCGCAAGGCGCGGGCATGCGCGATGAATCGCGCGGCGCACATTACAAGCCGGACTTTCCCGAGCGCGACGACAAGAATTGGCTGAAGACGACGAAGGCGTATTTCGCGCCGGATGCGGACGAGCCGAAGTTCGAGTTTGAACCGGTGGATGTGTCGCTGATTCCGCCAAGAGCGAGGAAGTATTGAAAATCCCTAAACGTTGTCACCCTGGAACAAAGCGAAGGATCCATGCAGTTTGCTGGCGGCAGCAGAATGCATAGATTCTTCGCCTCGCTCAGAATGACAAGAGTTTTTTTGCTAGGAGCTAAGAGCTAGAAGCTAATGGCTGATAAATCCGTCATCATAAAGATCAAGCGACAGGCGACTCCGACTTCCAAGTCGGATTGGGAGGAGTTCTCCCTTCCCCACCGGCCGAACATGAACGTGATTTCGGCGTTGATGGATATTGCTGCCGATCCGGTCACCCGCGACGGGAAGGCGACTACGCCCATCACTTACGATTCGAATTGCCTGGAGGAAGTGTGCGGATCGTGCGCCATGCTGATCAATGGCAAGGCGCGGATGGCTTGCTCGGCGCTGATTGACAATCTCGAGCAGCCGATTCGGCTGGAGCCGTTCTCGAAGTTTCCGGTGGTGCGCGATCTGGCGACGGATCGCAGCGTGATTTTTGAAAATCTGAAAGCCGTGAAGGCCTGGGTGCCCATTGACGGTACTTACGATCTGGGCCCCGGTCCACGCATGACGGCCGAGGAACAGGAAGCCGCGTATCCCATTTCGCGATGCATTTCCTGTTGCTGTTGCATGGAGGCTTGTCCGCAATTTAATGAAAGCACGGGCTTCGTGGGCGCGGCGACCATTGCGCAGGTGCGGCTCTTCAATACGCATCCGACGGGCAAGGCGCTCGAACGGGAGCGACTGGCGGCACTGATGGGCGACGGCGGCATACAGGAATGCGGCTACGCGCAGAACTGCGTGGAGGTTTGTCCCAAGGATATTCCCCTGACCAAGTCCATCTCCGAGGTGGGCGGGCAGGTGATGAAGCAGGCGCTGAGTGACCTTTTGCGGCGCTGAATTTTGTCGTTTTTCGCACAAACTACCCAACCAGGCTGACTGAAGTCTCATCCAAATTCTGCCAAGTTGCGGCTGGCCAGGTAGATAGCCAGTCGGTGTGAAACCCGCGGAATGGCCCGTCATTTGCCGCTCAAACCGTCGGTGATTGTCACTCGAAGAACTGGGTAATCATTCGACGGCGATGTTTTGATTACTCGTTTTGGGTACTCAAGTAAGGATCCGCCAGTAGTCTTTGATTGGACCGGTTGACACGATGGCTTAGAATAACCGCTACTCACACAGACACAAACTTGTGAGGGCGCTGGGCGAGCGACACGGAAGCAGACTTCTTGAGACGCTTCATTCGATTCCAATCCGCAGCCGTATTCTTCTTGCTTCTGGCCGTGGTCTGCACGGGGATGTCGGGCAGCGCCTTCGCGGTGCATCGCGCCAATGCGCATCACAAGCATTTCCGCTGGCTGCGGTGGAATCCTATGTTCCGGCCTTCGCACGAATCTTTGCTGATTCAGAATGCCGAGATCAATCGGCTCGATCTGCCGCGCATACAGAATGAAACTGAGTTGGAGGCCCTGAAGGCGGACGGTTCCCTGCTCGAAATTCGCTCAGGGGAAATGTTGCGCTTCGATCCGCGGCTCGATCCTACGCGGCGTTATTGCCGTCCGTGGACCCTGGATTTTGTGAATGACCTGAGCCAGGCCTACTACAACCGCTTCCATGAGCAGATTCAGGTGAACTCGGCAGTGCGGACCGTGCAGGTTCAGAAGAAGCTGCGCCGTCACAACCGCAATGCCGCTCCGGCCGACGGCGACACGGCATCGTCGCACCTCGCGGGCGTGACGGTCGACCTGCAACGCCGCGGCTTGAGTAAAGATCAGATTCACTGGATGGAACACTATCTGTTTTACATGAAAGCGCTTGGACTTGTGGAACCCGAAGAAGAGCGCCGCCACTGGTGCTTCCACATCATGGTGAGCGGGCTTTATTCCGACTGGCGCGAGACGCAGACGATTGTTCCGCTGGAGCGTCGAGAGATCGAACGCCATGATCTGGAGCGACCGGAGAACGACTCCGTGCCGGCGCAGGTTGCCGTGGATAGTCAGACGAAGTAACAGCGGCAGCGCCAAGCACTAAATTCCTCCTTCGCGGTAAATCCGTTACGATTCTTTTCTTATGCTTGTATTGATGGCGGGACTTCCCGGCACCGGCAAAAGCACACTCGCGCGTGAGCTGGCGGCGCGAACGTCAGGGCGTGTCGTGAGC
Above is a window of Candidatus Sulfotelmatobacter sp. DNA encoding:
- the rdgB gene encoding RdgB/HAM1 family non-canonical purine NTP pyrophosphatase, with protein sequence MRRILIATSNPGKLRDFAGAATPHGIEIEGIRSFSFLPLVVEDGLTFEDNARKKAEQYSRHAAGEVVVADDSGLEVDALNGAPGVHSARYAADLPHLAEENTDDEANNARVLRELRNVAPAKRTGRFVCVLAAARDGKTLATFRGTAEGVILGAPRGTGGFGYDPLFYFPQIQKTFAELSAEEKAKYSHRGAAFRRFLEWCEQTDDGST
- a CDS encoding succinate dehydrogenase — protein: MASASSTPAGTTVAAHGVAPLRAGQGSSFVLRRLHSLSGIVPVGAFLFEHILISNSTAIGANGPEVYARQVSFLANLPLVFFLELFGIWLPIAFHGLYGFYIWFRGDGNTIAYPWSGNWMYTAQRWTGGIAFAYIVWHTYTMRFTGVDLHDNPMASFGKVQLEVLHTPLFLFYVLGLIAASWHFAYGIWLFSAKWGIVSGDKAQKRLLTACLVFFFVLTAAGLASLTSFRSHAQQSIEPRGASEAIRRGGR
- the sdhA gene encoding succinate dehydrogenase flavoprotein subunit; translation: MATPRIIVVGGGLAGLSATIKIAEMGASVDLFSIVPVKRSHSVCAQGGINAAKNLKGEGDSTWKHFDDTVYGGDFLGNQPPIKDMCDAAPGIIDLLDRMGVPFNRTPEGLLDFRRFGGTLYNRTAFAGATTGQQLLYALDEQVRRYESEGKVKKYEHWEFLSAVLDGNRVCRGVCAMDLRSMEVRTFPADAIIIATGGNGAIFGKSTNSVVCTGSAQSALYQQGCYYANGEFIQVHPTCIPGEDKLRLMSESARGEGGRVWVPKAAGDKRDPKSIPEKERWYFLEEWYPKYGNLVPRDIATRAIFKVVFEYNLGIDGKPMVYLDLTHIDRKILDKKLEGILEIYEKFVGDDPRDTPMKIFPGMHYTMGGLWVDYKQATNVAGIFAAGECEYQYHGANRLGANSLVSCIFGGAIAGPNAVQYARGLQALADGNGCFDAEKKKQEENNALLMKNDGTENPVKLWRELGELMTKDCTVIRYNKTLKQTDGKLVELLERYRKVNLSDRTMWANTTVVFARQLYNMLQLARVIAQGAGMRDESRGAHYKPDFPERDDKNWLKTTKAYFAPDADEPKFEFEPVDVSLIPPRARKY
- the sdhB gene encoding succinate dehydrogenase iron-sulfur subunit, encoding MADKSVIIKIKRQATPTSKSDWEEFSLPHRPNMNVISALMDIAADPVTRDGKATTPITYDSNCLEEVCGSCAMLINGKARMACSALIDNLEQPIRLEPFSKFPVVRDLATDRSVIFENLKAVKAWVPIDGTYDLGPGPRMTAEEQEAAYPISRCISCCCCMEACPQFNESTGFVGAATIAQVRLFNTHPTGKALERERLAALMGDGGIQECGYAQNCVEVCPKDIPLTKSISEVGGQVMKQALSDLLRR
- a CDS encoding DUF5715 family protein, encoding MRRFIRFQSAAVFFLLLAVVCTGMSGSAFAVHRANAHHKHFRWLRWNPMFRPSHESLLIQNAEINRLDLPRIQNETELEALKADGSLLEIRSGEMLRFDPRLDPTRRYCRPWTLDFVNDLSQAYYNRFHEQIQVNSAVRTVQVQKKLRRHNRNAAPADGDTASSHLAGVTVDLQRRGLSKDQIHWMEHYLFYMKALGLVEPEEERRHWCFHIMVSGLYSDWRETQTIVPLERREIERHDLERPENDSVPAQVAVDSQTK